A stretch of Rhodospirillales bacterium DNA encodes these proteins:
- a CDS encoding amidohydrolase has protein sequence MKWHWLPMAVSIALVSPDARAQAQLPIYDVHVHYSRDAWGTYDTAAIAKKLRDAGVGRALVSSSPDDGTLKLRAADPTMFVPMLRPYYEGVNNSTWHRENQVVAYMDERLKSGVYKGVGEFHLWSVADAQTPVVRRVIARARERGLYVYVHTDAKVVEAIFAMEPEVKVLWGHAGMSEPPSVIGPLLDKHKNLWTELSFRAGAIAGGAGIDPEWRDLLIRHADRFMVGSDTYVTSRWSSYGDLIAEHRRYLAALPPAVAKKIAWENAVRLFGGPPLGE, from the coding sequence ATGAAATGGCACTGGTTGCCGATGGCCGTGAGTATCGCCTTGGTATCGCCGGACGCGCGCGCGCAGGCGCAACTGCCGATCTACGACGTGCATGTTCACTACAGCCGCGACGCCTGGGGGACTTACGACACCGCGGCGATCGCCAAAAAGCTGCGCGATGCCGGGGTGGGGCGCGCGCTGGTGTCGTCTTCGCCCGACGACGGCACGTTGAAATTGCGCGCGGCCGATCCGACGATGTTCGTGCCGATGCTCCGGCCCTATTACGAGGGCGTCAACAATTCGACCTGGCATCGGGAAAACCAGGTCGTCGCCTACATGGACGAGCGCCTGAAAAGCGGCGTCTACAAGGGCGTCGGCGAGTTCCATCTATGGAGCGTCGCGGACGCGCAAACCCCGGTCGTGCGCCGGGTGATCGCGCGCGCGCGCGAACGCGGCCTCTACGTCTATGTCCACACCGACGCCAAGGTGGTGGAGGCGATCTTCGCCATGGAACCGGAGGTCAAGGTGCTGTGGGGCCACGCCGGCATGAGCGAGCCGCCGTCGGTCATCGGCCCGCTGCTCGACAAACACAAGAATCTGTGGACCGAGCTGTCGTTCCGCGCCGGCGCCATCGCCGGCGGGGCCGGGATCGATCCGGAATGGCGCGATTTGCTTATCCGCCACGCCGACCGCTTCATGGTCGGCAGCGACACCTATGTCACCTCGCGTTGGAGTTCCTATGGCGATCTGATCGCCGAGCACCGGCGTTATCTCGCGGCGCTTCCGCCCGCGGTCGCCAAGAAGATCGCCTGGGAAAACGCGGTGCGCCTGTTCGGCGGTCCTCCGCTCGGGGAATAG
- a CDS encoding succinate dehydrogenase, protein MDRRPQARERARRVERRIVNTRVESLFWLAQRASAAILAVCVAVHLGTMILAVRGGLTAAEILGRVRGSAAWEVFYWVFALAVAVHAPLGLRAILREWADWRGPSLEGATALAALALAVFGIRAVAGLIG, encoded by the coding sequence ATCGATCGCCGGCCTCAAGCGCGCGAGCGCGCTCGCCGCGTTGAAAGGCGAATTGTGAACACCCGGGTTGAATCTCTGTTCTGGCTCGCCCAGCGCGCATCGGCGGCAATACTCGCGGTCTGCGTCGCCGTTCATCTCGGCACCATGATCCTGGCGGTGCGCGGCGGCCTGACCGCGGCCGAAATCCTCGGGCGCGTGCGTGGCTCCGCCGCTTGGGAAGTTTTCTATTGGGTGTTCGCTTTGGCGGTCGCGGTGCACGCGCCGCTGGGCTTGCGCGCCATCTTGCGCGAATGGGCGGACTGGCGCGGGCCGAGCCTGGAAGGAGCGACGGCGCTTGCCGCGCTCGCGCTCGCGGTCTTCGGCATTCGCGCGGTCGCGGGGCTGATCGGATGA
- a CDS encoding ABC transporter substrate-binding protein encodes MNIRIACAAAAAFLIAQPVGAQELKELRVAKQFGISYLPLIVMEKNELFEKHAKAQGLGDVKISWLQLASGAPMNDALLSGNLEIAAGGQGPFITIWARTKGNLNVKGISALNSMPLYLNTINPAVKSLKDFTDKDRIALPAVKVSYQAVTLQMAAEKVFGAGKHNALDHLTVSMSHPDGHNALMSGKSEITAHFTSAPFMYQQLEDPKVRRVLSSYEAAGGPATFNVLWAASKFRDGNPKTYKAFMAALEDAMTFINADKTAAAKLWIEFEKSKLSQAFVEKILKDPENVFTTTPQSIMTYVSFMHKVGSIKEKPAKWSDMFFPEIHGKPGS; translated from the coding sequence ATGAACATCCGCATTGCCTGCGCCGCCGCCGCGGCGTTTCTGATTGCCCAACCTGTGGGGGCACAGGAGTTGAAGGAACTCCGCGTCGCCAAACAGTTCGGCATCAGCTACCTGCCGCTGATCGTGATGGAGAAGAATGAGTTGTTCGAAAAGCACGCCAAGGCCCAGGGCCTGGGCGATGTCAAGATTTCCTGGCTGCAGCTCGCGTCCGGCGCGCCCATGAACGACGCGCTGCTGTCCGGAAACCTGGAAATCGCCGCCGGCGGCCAAGGCCCGTTCATCACGATCTGGGCCCGGACTAAGGGTAACCTCAACGTCAAGGGGATATCGGCGCTCAACTCGATGCCGCTCTACCTCAACACCATCAACCCGGCGGTCAAGTCGCTCAAGGACTTCACCGACAAGGACCGGATCGCCCTGCCGGCGGTCAAGGTGTCCTACCAGGCGGTGACGCTGCAGATGGCGGCAGAAAAGGTGTTCGGGGCGGGCAAGCACAACGCCCTCGATCACCTGACCGTCTCCATGTCGCATCCCGACGGCCACAACGCTTTGATGTCGGGCAAAAGCGAGATCACCGCCCACTTCACCTCGGCGCCGTTCATGTACCAGCAGCTCGAGGACCCCAAGGTCCGGCGCGTGCTCTCGTCCTACGAGGCGGCGGGCGGCCCCGCCACCTTCAACGTGCTGTGGGCGGCGAGCAAGTTCCGCGACGGCAACCCCAAGACCTACAAGGCGTTCATGGCCGCGCTCGAGGACGCGATGACGTTCATCAACGCCGACAAGACCGCCGCCGCCAAATTGTGGATCGAGTTCGAAAAATCGAAACTCAGCCAAGCCTTTGTCGAGAAAATCCTGAAGGATCCGGAGAACGTGTTTACCACCACGCCGCAAAGTATCATGACGTACGTTTCGTTCATGCATAAGGTCGGCTCGATCAAGGAAAAGCCGGCCAAGTGGAGCGACATGTTCTTTCCCGAGATCCACGGCAAGCCGGGAAGCTGA
- the sdhC gene encoding succinate dehydrogenase, cytochrome b556 subunit, which yields MNGAGTRPVWGGRAHAGWIAFAVHRLSGIALALFLPLHFWALGLINESEAALDSVLSWSVHPLVKLAETALVIALALHLAGGVRLLLVEFALWRGRQEAAIAGAFAFAVAAGLLFLLNAAG from the coding sequence ATGAACGGCGCCGGAACCAGACCGGTCTGGGGTGGTCGCGCGCACGCGGGTTGGATCGCCTTTGCCGTGCACCGCCTGTCGGGAATCGCGCTGGCGCTGTTCCTGCCGCTGCACTTCTGGGCGCTTGGCTTGATCAACGAAAGCGAGGCTGCCCTCGATTCGGTACTGTCCTGGTCGGTCCATCCGCTGGTCAAGTTGGCCGAGACCGCTTTGGTCATCGCGCTCGCCCTGCACTTGGCCGGCGGGGTTCGTCTGCTGCTGGTCGAGTTCGCACTCTGGCGCGGTCGCCAGGAGGCCGCGATCGCGGGCGCTTTCGCCTTTGCCGTGGCCGCAGGTCTTCTGTTTTTGCTCAACGCGGCGGGTTGA
- a CDS encoding glycosyltransferase produces MNVLKTSPKAARIGVIAAALVATGLVHAAAWVWTYRTVVPPDAGYVIESLSFNIDIRKKNPSPRESERRIEEIEERIERIADITQGIRTYSVLAELAHVPEIAARHDLNVTLGAWIGKDETRNRREIESAVELAARHRNVRSIVVGNETILRQERTLEELIGHLREVRRRVNVPVTTGETWDIWIAHPELVKEVDYIAAHILPYWEEKSDAIALRYAFDRYEDLRRAYPGKRIVIAEFGWPSRGYNRNDASPHLMSQAEIIRGFIAEAHQRGIFYNIIEAYDQPWKTAEGSVGPYWGLFTDKGQPKFKMVGRVALKEHRILGVAALVLGAGLTVFGLWRRRPTFGHALAYAAAAQAMGAGIALAAAYPFTHYLHFGAWVMWIMGFSLMIPLVIITLAKVHEMAEVMLGRAPGRLIPNEGLKARAPLPMVSIHIPAHREQPGLVKQTLDAVAQLDYPNFEAVVVVNNTPEEFYWKPIEEHCRALGARFKFINVLGLKGFKAGALNLALEHAAPEAEIIAVIDADYVVHPDWLKNLAPAFEDPAVGLVQAPQDHRDGNASRLKSVMNSEYAGFFDIGMIQRNEDDAIVQHGTMCLVRRTALAEAGGWSSDTIVEDTELGLRLYEAGYTALYTNRRYGFGVLPDTFQAYKTQRERWAYGAIQIIRKHWRHMLPGARTLKPEQKREFVAGWAFWLSDALGAAASILNLLWVPAILFVGVLIPTVALTLPILTAFIVNLVHCVALYRTRVKVPLAKIAGAALAAMSLQLTVAGAVMNGLVRDNLPFKRTDKGGNAKRRAAENPVRRESALGLLLLAAAVALYLTNEFRVTEIDVFAFALLIQGLPFLSAMAMAGIEAWDARERAKPAPMPPAVPAQPATPKPSVPTPVYPLAAE; encoded by the coding sequence ATGAACGTCCTCAAGACCTCTCCCAAAGCCGCCCGGATCGGGGTCATCGCCGCTGCGCTGGTGGCGACCGGGCTCGTTCACGCCGCAGCTTGGGTCTGGACCTACCGCACGGTGGTTCCGCCGGATGCCGGGTACGTGATCGAATCCCTCTCCTTCAACATCGACATCCGCAAGAAGAACCCGTCGCCGCGCGAAAGCGAGCGCCGCATCGAGGAGATCGAGGAACGGATCGAGCGCATCGCCGACATCACCCAGGGCATCCGCACCTATTCGGTGCTGGCCGAATTGGCTCATGTGCCCGAGATCGCCGCGCGCCACGACCTCAATGTCACCCTCGGCGCGTGGATCGGCAAGGACGAAACCCGCAACCGCCGCGAGATCGAGAGCGCGGTCGAATTGGCCGCCCGTCACCGCAACGTGCGCTCGATCGTGGTCGGCAACGAAACCATCCTCCGCCAGGAACGCACGCTCGAAGAGTTGATCGGCCACCTGCGCGAGGTGCGCCGACGCGTCAACGTGCCGGTGACCACCGGCGAAACCTGGGATATCTGGATCGCCCATCCCGAGCTGGTGAAGGAAGTCGATTACATCGCCGCCCACATCCTGCCCTACTGGGAAGAGAAATCGGACGCCATCGCACTCCGCTACGCCTTCGACCGCTACGAGGACCTGCGCCGCGCTTATCCCGGCAAGCGCATCGTCATCGCCGAGTTCGGCTGGCCGAGCCGCGGCTACAACCGCAACGACGCCTCGCCGCACCTGATGAGCCAGGCCGAGATCATCCGCGGCTTCATCGCCGAAGCCCATCAACGCGGCATTTTCTACAACATCATCGAGGCCTACGATCAACCCTGGAAGACCGCGGAAGGCAGCGTCGGTCCGTATTGGGGCCTGTTCACCGACAAGGGCCAGCCGAAGTTCAAGATGGTCGGCCGCGTTGCCCTCAAGGAGCATCGCATCCTGGGCGTGGCGGCTCTCGTTCTCGGCGCCGGGTTGACCGTGTTCGGCCTGTGGCGCCGACGCCCCACTTTTGGTCACGCGCTCGCCTACGCCGCCGCCGCACAGGCCATGGGTGCCGGCATTGCGCTTGCCGCCGCCTATCCCTTTACCCATTACCTCCACTTCGGGGCCTGGGTGATGTGGATCATGGGTTTCAGCCTGATGATTCCGCTCGTCATCATCACGCTCGCCAAGGTCCACGAGATGGCCGAAGTCATGCTCGGCCGCGCCCCCGGACGCCTGATCCCGAACGAAGGACTTAAGGCACGCGCGCCGCTGCCGATGGTGTCGATCCACATTCCGGCCCACCGCGAACAGCCGGGGCTGGTCAAGCAGACGCTCGATGCCGTCGCCCAACTCGATTACCCGAATTTCGAAGCGGTGGTCGTCGTCAACAACACGCCCGAGGAATTCTATTGGAAGCCGATCGAGGAGCATTGCCGCGCGCTGGGTGCCCGCTTCAAGTTCATCAACGTGCTCGGCCTCAAGGGCTTCAAGGCGGGCGCGCTTAACCTCGCGTTGGAACACGCCGCGCCCGAGGCCGAGATCATCGCGGTGATCGACGCCGATTACGTCGTCCACCCCGACTGGCTCAAGAACCTGGCGCCGGCGTTCGAGGATCCGGCGGTCGGCCTGGTCCAGGCGCCGCAGGACCACCGCGACGGCAACGCCTCGCGGCTGAAATCGGTGATGAACAGCGAATATGCCGGATTTTTCGACATCGGGATGATCCAGCGCAACGAAGACGACGCCATCGTCCAGCACGGCACCATGTGCCTGGTGCGCCGCACGGCGCTGGCCGAGGCCGGCGGCTGGTCGAGCGACACCATCGTCGAGGACACCGAGTTGGGCTTGCGCCTCTACGAGGCCGGCTACACGGCCTTGTACACCAATCGCCGTTACGGCTTCGGCGTGTTGCCCGACACCTTCCAGGCGTACAAGACCCAGCGCGAGCGCTGGGCCTACGGCGCGATCCAGATCATTCGCAAGCACTGGCGCCACATGCTGCCGGGTGCGCGCACGTTGAAGCCCGAGCAGAAACGCGAGTTCGTCGCCGGCTGGGCGTTCTGGCTGTCGGACGCGCTTGGCGCGGCCGCTTCGATCCTCAATCTGCTCTGGGTGCCGGCGATTTTGTTCGTCGGCGTGCTGATCCCGACCGTGGCGCTGACGCTGCCGATCCTGACGGCGTTCATCGTCAATCTGGTTCACTGCGTGGCTCTCTACCGCACCCGGGTCAAGGTGCCTCTCGCCAAGATCGCGGGTGCGGCGCTCGCCGCCATGAGCCTGCAGCTCACGGTCGCGGGCGCGGTGATGAACGGCCTGGTGCGCGACAATCTGCCGTTCAAGCGCACCGACAAGGGTGGCAACGCCAAGCGCAGGGCGGCGGAGAACCCGGTCCGGCGCGAGAGCGCGCTCGGCCTTCTTCTGCTCGCGGCCGCCGTCGCGCTCTACCTTACTAACGAGTTCCGGGTGACGGAGATCGACGTCTTCGCGTTCGCGCTCCTAATCCAAGGCCTGCCGTTCCTCTCGGCGATGGCCATGGCCGGGATCGAGGCGTGGGACGCGCGCGAGCGCGCCAAGCCGGCGCCGATGCCGCCCGCCGTCCCGGCGCAGCCGGCGACGCCAAAACCGTCGGTTCCGACGCCGGTCTATCCGCTCGCCGCCGAATAA
- a CDS encoding tartrate dehydrogenase — protein sequence MTTNIRRFRVALIPGDGIGSEVIPAAIQVLEAAGKRFGVSFEWKEFPWSCAHYARHGRMMPEDGIAQVRGFDAILLGAVGWPGVPDHVSLWGLLIPLRRELRQYVNLRPTRLLPGIRTPLADRTAKDIDFVIVRENNEGEYSSIGGRAYGGTDDEFVIQESVFTRKGVDRVQRYAFELARKRRGHVTSATKSNGIAVTMPYWDERFAANAARYPDVKTAQFHIDILAAHFVQKPDIFDVVVASNLFGDILSDLGAAIAGSIGLAPAGNINPEKEYPSMFEPVHGSAPDIAGQGIANPIAMIATGAMMIEHLGCPEAAAAINAAIERVLREGKVRTRDLGGRASTAEMTSAVEGAL from the coding sequence ATGACCACCAACATACGCAGGTTCCGCGTTGCCCTGATCCCCGGCGACGGCATCGGCTCCGAAGTCATTCCGGCGGCTATCCAGGTGCTGGAGGCAGCCGGCAAGCGCTTCGGCGTGTCGTTCGAATGGAAGGAATTCCCCTGGAGCTGCGCCCATTACGCCCGCCATGGACGCATGATGCCGGAAGACGGCATCGCCCAGGTGCGCGGGTTCGATGCGATCCTGCTCGGCGCGGTCGGCTGGCCGGGCGTGCCCGATCACGTGTCCCTGTGGGGGCTTCTGATCCCGCTCCGGCGCGAACTGCGCCAGTACGTGAACCTGCGCCCGACCCGGCTGTTGCCCGGCATCCGCACCCCGCTTGCTGATCGCACCGCCAAGGACATCGACTTCGTCATCGTGCGCGAGAACAACGAGGGCGAGTATTCGTCGATCGGCGGGCGCGCCTACGGCGGCACCGACGACGAGTTCGTGATCCAAGAAAGCGTCTTCACCCGCAAGGGCGTCGACCGGGTGCAGCGCTATGCGTTCGAACTCGCGCGCAAGCGCCGGGGTCACGTCACCTCGGCGACCAAGTCGAACGGCATCGCGGTCACCATGCCCTATTGGGACGAACGCTTCGCCGCCAACGCCGCGCGCTATCCCGACGTCAAGACGGCGCAGTTCCACATTGATATCCTCGCCGCCCATTTCGTGCAGAAGCCGGACATCTTCGACGTGGTGGTGGCGAGCAACCTGTTCGGCGACATTCTTTCCGACCTGGGCGCCGCCATCGCCGGCTCGATCGGCCTCGCGCCCGCCGGCAACATCAACCCGGAGAAGGAATATCCGTCGATGTTCGAGCCGGTGCACGGCTCGGCCCCCGACATCGCCGGCCAAGGCATCGCCAACCCGATCGCCATGATCGCGACCGGGGCGATGATGATCGAGCACCTGGGCTGTCCCGAAGCGGCCGCGGCCATCAACGCCGCCATCGAACGGGTGCTGAGGGAAGGCAAGGTTCGCACCCGCGACCTAGGCGGCCGGGCGAGCACGGCGGAAATGACCAGCGCGGTCGAGGGGGCCCTCTAG
- a CDS encoding succinate dehydrogenase/fumarate reductase iron-sulfur subunit: MSETMLDVRVWRGGDAGAFQTFAVPRRANQTVLDVVFWIQRHRDPTLAFRYACRVGMCGSCAMTVNGRPRWTCRTHVARVTNAGRLTVAPLRNLPVIKDLAADLAPFFAKWTKAEGRFMPKAGLGPDFAVVPPESRERRAADAGIECIGCAVCYAACDVVAWNPDYLGPAALNRAWTLVNDIRDGSPTRLKSVAGDAGCHACHGQEGCRRHCPKHLDPTGSIAGLKRASALAALKGEL, from the coding sequence ATGAGCGAGACCATGCTCGACGTACGCGTGTGGCGGGGGGGCGACGCCGGCGCGTTCCAGACTTTTGCCGTTCCGAGGCGGGCCAACCAGACGGTTCTCGACGTCGTCTTCTGGATTCAGCGCCATCGCGATCCCACCCTCGCGTTCCGCTACGCCTGCCGGGTCGGCATGTGCGGCAGCTGTGCCATGACCGTCAACGGCCGCCCGCGCTGGACCTGCCGCACCCACGTCGCGCGGGTGACGAACGCGGGTCGCCTCACCGTTGCGCCGCTCCGCAACCTGCCGGTCATCAAGGACTTGGCCGCCGACCTCGCGCCCTTCTTCGCCAAATGGACCAAAGCCGAAGGGCGGTTCATGCCGAAAGCCGGACTCGGGCCCGACTTCGCGGTCGTGCCGCCGGAATCGCGCGAGCGGCGCGCCGCCGACGCCGGCATCGAATGCATCGGCTGTGCGGTCTGTTACGCGGCCTGCGACGTGGTCGCCTGGAATCCGGATTATCTTGGCCCTGCTGCCCTCAATCGCGCCTGGACGCTGGTTAACGATATCCGCGACGGATCGCCGACGCGGCTCAAATCGGTTGCCGGCGACGCGGGTTGCCATGCCTGCCACGGCCAGGAAGGCTGCCGCCGCCATTGCCCGAAGCATCTCGATCCGACCGGATCGATCGCCGGCCTCAAGCGCGCGAGCGCGCTCGCCGCGTTGAAAGGCGAATTGTGA